The following proteins are co-located in the Flavobacterium sp. CECT 9288 genome:
- a CDS encoding NAD(P)/FAD-dependent oxidoreductase: MPQEFSLQVTPEIAANNDLLKNHLAKQIKVAAEDVQHVSILKRSIDARQKAIKINLKVEIFTKGEVIDERRFTMPDFPNVANAQEVLVVGAGPAGLFAALHLVELGLKPIVVERGKDVRGRRRDLKAINRDHIVDEDSNYCFGEGGAGTYSDGKLYTRSKKRGDVNRILELFVAFGASHDILVDAHPHIGTNKLPQIIQDIREKIIECGGQVLFETRVADILVKNNEVQGIVTHKGDTILANKLILATGHSARDIFELLDRKKIFIEAKPFALGVRAEHPQTLIDSIQYSCDYRGEHLPPAPYSIVKQVAGRGMYSFCMCPGGVIAPCATSPGEVVTNGWSPSKRDQATANSGIVIELQLADFKPFAKFGALAGMEFQKSIEQRAWHLAGESQKVPAQRMIDFTQKRVSSDIPKTSYVPGTTSVELGQVFPSNLTHILREGFSEFGKSMRGYLTNEAILHAPESRTSSPVRIPRDPITYEHLQIKGLYPCGEGAGYAGGIISAAIDGEKCAQMIAQVLKSKV; this comes from the coding sequence ATGCCTCAAGAATTTTCACTACAAGTAACTCCAGAAATAGCTGCAAATAATGATTTGCTCAAAAATCATTTGGCAAAGCAAATTAAAGTTGCAGCTGAAGATGTGCAACATGTTTCTATTTTAAAAAGATCTATTGATGCCCGACAAAAAGCAATAAAAATTAATCTCAAAGTAGAAATTTTTACAAAAGGAGAAGTAATTGACGAAAGAAGATTCACCATGCCTGATTTTCCTAATGTAGCAAATGCACAGGAAGTATTGGTAGTAGGAGCTGGACCAGCAGGACTTTTTGCAGCTTTACACTTAGTAGAATTAGGACTAAAGCCTATTGTTGTTGAAAGAGGGAAAGACGTTCGCGGCAGAAGAAGAGATTTAAAAGCGATAAATCGAGACCATATTGTTGATGAAGATTCTAATTATTGTTTTGGCGAAGGTGGCGCAGGAACCTATTCTGATGGGAAATTGTATACCAGATCTAAAAAGAGAGGTGATGTCAATAGAATATTAGAACTGTTTGTTGCTTTCGGGGCTTCTCATGACATACTTGTAGATGCACACCCACACATTGGTACCAATAAATTGCCTCAAATTATTCAGGATATTCGTGAAAAAATTATTGAATGTGGAGGTCAAGTTTTGTTTGAAACAAGAGTTGCTGATATTTTGGTAAAAAACAATGAAGTTCAAGGGATTGTTACGCATAAAGGAGATACTATTCTTGCTAATAAATTAATCTTAGCCACGGGACATTCCGCTCGTGATATTTTTGAACTATTAGATCGAAAAAAGATTTTTATAGAAGCTAAACCTTTTGCTTTAGGTGTTCGCGCAGAACATCCTCAAACTTTAATTGATAGTATTCAGTACAGTTGTGATTATAGAGGAGAACATTTACCTCCAGCACCTTACAGTATTGTCAAGCAAGTTGCAGGCCGTGGTATGTATTCTTTTTGTATGTGTCCAGGAGGTGTAATTGCTCCTTGCGCAACTAGTCCCGGCGAGGTGGTAACAAATGGTTGGTCACCATCTAAAAGGGATCAGGCTACCGCCAATTCTGGAATTGTAATTGAGTTGCAGTTGGCCGATTTCAAACCTTTTGCTAAGTTTGGAGCGCTGGCTGGAATGGAGTTTCAAAAAAGTATAGAACAACGTGCATGGCATCTTGCAGGGGAAAGTCAAAAAGTGCCAGCGCAACGTATGATTGATTTTACACAAAAAAGAGTATCATCAGATATTCCAAAAACATCGTATGTACCTGGAACGACGTCTGTAGAGTTGGGTCAGGTATTTCCAAGTAATTTAACGCACATTTTGCGTGAAGGTTTTTCTGAGTTTGGTAAATCAATGCGAGGTTATTTAACTAATGAGGCTATTCTTCACGCACCAGAGTCACGAACTTCATCACCAGTTCGCATACCAAGAGATCCTATTACTTATGAACATCTACAAATAAAAGGTTTGTACCCATGTGGAGAAGGAGCGGGATATGCGGGAGGAATTATTTCGGCTGCAATTGATGGTGAAAAATGCGCACAGATGATTGCTCAGGTTTTGAAAAGTAAAGTTTGA